The Helianthus annuus cultivar XRQ/B chromosome 11, HanXRQr2.0-SUNRISE, whole genome shotgun sequence region ttcaaTGTTGGTGATCAAgtacttctcaaggtatccccatGGAAGGGAGTCGTCCGTTtaggtaagaaaggcaaactcgCTCCTCGTTTTgtaggtcctttcaagattcttgaaAGGATTGGCAAAATAACTTATTGTCTTAACTTGCCTCAAGAGCTCAACAacgttcatccaacgttccaTGTCTcaaatctcaagaagtgcttagcCAACAAAGGACTTCACATTCCACTCGACGACATATGTATCGATGAGTCCATGCACTTCACCGAAAAGTCAGTCAAAATTGTGGATCGTGAAACCAAGAAACTTAGGTGAAGTCATACTCCtatcgtcaaggttcgctgggaaggaaGGCATGGTGCtaaattcacttgggaactcaaaaaaGATATAAAGACCAAGTACCCACATCTGTTTTCTGAAGCTTCCTATTgaataaatttcaggacgaaatttcctaaagcatgGGAGACTGTAACATATCGTATTTTGTACATTCTATATTTAGAAATTTGTATTCATATTATATCCGTATTTCATTTCCAATCTTGTAATCCGAGACTACGATCATAATGGAAAATTCATCTTTAGAACAGTCGTGTTAAAATCATACTTAGGTTACATGCAACTAATCGTCAAATATGTGTTTACATACAAGACCGAGACTTATTATACATTCAAACTATCAATCATACATGCACGACAACTATCACATATATGCATACACTTCCTATACTTGAAAACATGCTAAAATACAAGTTTATAGCATaaaataacataacaaacaagtaCAAGGGCCAAACTTGGACAAAAATCAACAAGTTTTGTAAATTTGAGACACCGCGTCGCACGATTATCAAGGACTCCCTCGCCGCGCGATGCGAGGATCCTTAATCCGCAAAATATTGTATTGGCCAACCGGATTTCATCCTTTTCCACCTTCATTCACCTCCAATCACCTCCAATCTTCATTAAATCACTAACCTTGATCAACCACTCTATAACCAAGCATCCCACATCTTCATTTCACTTTTCCCACACTACAATCACTCTCAAGATTCTAAATTTACAACTTTGGGCAGATTGTATTCAAGTTCAAAAATGAGCTTTCAACTCACTTCTCCTTTCTCTTCTTCCTGAATTCTTGCTTTTAACCTCTTAGATAACATCAATGATTGATACCCAATGTTCACCATGGTGTAACAAGGTGGTACAACTCCATATTGATGACCAAAGTAGGTTACATTTGTGTTTTTATAAAACTTTTACAAACTTTCATTGTTCATGGTTTATCTTATGGATTCTTATGCCATACTTTGTCCCCAACTAAACTCATGTTGTGGGGCTTATATTGTGGCTTATTTCTGGAAGATAGAGGTCCAAAAACCTCCCTTATTTGCTGCCCTAAATGTCCCTAGTGACCTACAATGTGTTGAAACCATCCAAGTCTTCAAGCCTTAATGTTGAAAGACTTGGTTTTGGTTAGGTATGAACAATGGGAGTCTTGGCTTCCCAACTATGATTCCACCTACTTCACTTGTTTAATTTATTAGTTAGATATCCATCTAAGTGGTTTCCAAGAAATCAAAGTGAGCCAACCCCACCTCGTCTCCAACATTTCCCATGCCAACTATGCACACGTCCGGGTTGTTCTTATTTGACCACTTAGCAAAATTAGTTACTTGTACACTTTATTCTTATTCATGACCAACCAAAATTATCAACTAAGTTGATGATTTTGTACTTTGGTGAATCCATATAATGAGGTTAAATGGATGGAATTCATCCTACCTCCTCGCATGACTATATATGACTTGGACTAAGTaactaaatataaatatatatttatatatatcacAAACTGAACCATAGTGCCAACCAAATTATGGTTGAGTATTATGAATTTCGTTGCTCTCCATCTTAGTCTTAGTCTTGATTCCTCAAGGTTTGGATTCTAATGGATGAGTTAGTATCCATAAAAACATGCTAATACATAGTGTCCAAACGAGTGTCTAAGACAAGATGTATTTTCTCTTATATACCTTTTTCTACGTGTTATTAACTTTGCTAGCcaaccttaacatgtatagcgctatatgGAGTAGCACACCGCCCGTTTTCATGGTCTATGTTAAGTATTCAATCGTAAACGGTCTTGTTCACTCGTTGACAAGATTACGCTAGTGGAATCTTTGGTTTGACACTCAGGTTGTGCATGCTAGTATGTTATTTAACTTAGTATATGAATTGCCATGTTGGATTTGAGAACCTTTTTATTATATGTTATGGTaaaccaaacttgtatgctcgtcAAACTTTTGTGTTGACATATACTTTAATACATGTTGTAGGAAATGCATGATGATGCTCGAAGAAATCTACTTAGGGTGGATTAGAAACACACTTAATTTCtatgttttgtatttccttttgTTTGATTATGTTATGAACAAGTTGTTTTAATCTCCTTTCAAACGTTGTACCTTGAATTAGATATGAAATGAaatattgttatttaaattattttcaCTTCTAGTATGTTATGAAGTCTCGAACAATCTCGTTTCGTCTCGctccgatgtttccgtcatcggttggggtgtgataggtACAAACTTGGTAAAAAGTTGAAAAAAATGGCTAAGTTGGGAAAATTGGAAAACACTGGTAACATTCTAGAAAAGTGCATTCCCCATGACATGCAAGGGAGAAAGTAGGCTCCCCCCACGTGGCGTGGGGGAACCctgaacaaaaaaaaatgttttctttGTTGTTTAAAAATGTGTTTGGCCGTTTAACTTAAACACTAATCGTTTGTGTGTTATACCATGGTAGGTAATATCTAAGTTTGAGTACCGGATGGAGATCATGCCACGTTAGGAACCGAACAATCCTGAATGCTCGTTAACATCCGCTTTTTTTAATGTTTTCTTGGGAATTTAAAATGACGTCTAATGTTATGCAACTAAACTTTTAAGCTACATTAGTTAAATCTTCTTTTGTGAAATATTAATTTAGGTTAATCAAGTTAGTGCATATTTTTTGTGTCCGTCACTGTGCGAATATGCTAGacagagcgtgtgttgaatattgtatagatgaGAGTGAAAAATATAATTTTGTAATGTAAAAGTTCCCTTCGCACGAAGGAGTCCTTCGCACGAGTGGGTGTGTCCACTCGTCCAAAGCTCAATCGCATGGAGGGTACAACTTATATATAGGAGTTGTGAGTGAGAGCTGAGAGGAAGttttggttcccagaggggaAATGTTGGAGAAATTTTCTCCAGCTTGTAAATGACGTAAACTCTTTCGGTATGAATGAAGCTTTCGACTATTCTGCTTCTACTCCATTCTTCTTAATAACATTCTACCGAATTAGTTTTATTCCATCCAAACTTCCGTCTAAACCCGCCGGATCCTGGACTCTCAATTGAtatcagagctacggtaccgATTCAATCGATCTAACAGTTGATTGAATCACCTACACTCATGAATTATGGGTTTTTAGGGGGTTTTAgacgtaaaacatcaaattgaaggtcaattcACGGATGGATTTTGAAATTGAAGACATCATTACATTAAGAATTGATTTTCGTTCATATTTGTGAAGTATCATTATGAAATTCGCAGAAATAAAGATTTTGGATCGAAAAATTGAATCGGCATCGTTCGAGCGAACAAGGTTCATTCGCACGAAGGGAAATTCTCCATTCGCACGAAAAGACATAGCTTATTCGCACAGGACACCCATTCATTCAAAATTATCTCATTCGCACGAATGGCCTACTCCATTCGCACGAATGATCCAAATGCCTAAAAAAGAGGCATTTTTTGATCGCGGTGATGAGATGAGTGTCCagaaaaaatttggtgattgaaaTTTTTTTCGAGTTTTTACCGACAATACAGGTTGTTCGGGGACACCGTCAGGGGCTTCAGAGAACAGATATGATGATGCGATCACAGAGTAGTGAAGAtagtggggtagtcatgataCCTATGCAAAATGTTTATCATCTGGGTTATCTGACTATTAATGGGTCAAATCGAAAATCCGCATTGATGAAAACTGACTTTTGTGGGCCAAAATGACACATTTTCGGCAAAGTTGATTTTTCAGAGAATAGAAATGACTCAATTGCCAAGTTTGAGAGGGAAATTCAGTGACAAAGATTAGAGAAGTCAGAATTTTCAAAAATGAGCGGGACTAAAAATTTCATAGAATATATTGAAATTCCGGCGTTTTTGAGATTCGTGACATGCAACAGTATTCGGGTGGTTCCGACTTTAGATTGTCCGGGATGCAAAAGATCTGGATTCGTTAGTTCGTGATCCTAGGAAGTTCAGATTTTTCAGATTGACGTCTTAGGGTTTGAGTCCCGGGTCTTCGTCAAGCCGGTTAGCAGGATTAGCGTCAGGAGATGCAATAGTATTGTCGATACTTAAAAGATAACACAGCTTTGTGATAGTCTAAAATATCAGAATGGTTAATCTTCAAGCAGCGGAATTGTTTTTCGGACTAACCGCCGAGGAATGACGATGTTTGTTGATTAAGTTGTTGCGGGAACTAACGAAGAAGACTATACATCTGTTATCGTGACTGAAGAGGAAGAATATGAATCTGATCGTAGAAGAATGTTTCTGAGATCTGAATGTGTTACAAGATGAATTGTTatccgatgaagatttgctgattgtGGAGATTACCATTTACACTGATCAATCATTTAGGAGTGTGCTTAAAGGTGATTATGGAAAACGGGATTTTAGATTTTTGTGGGTATTCATAGACTTGAAGTTTACCGGTGTCGTGATtcgaagtttctatcaattgccgGTTGGGTTTTTGAAGATTAAAAGATGAGCTGAAGTGGTAAACCAAAAACCGAACGCGGATTTGGTTAAAGACGAAACGGATGGACCAGGTTGTGTTATTTCAAGTTGATTATTATTCGTGAAGATTACGGTATAGCAAATCGGAGGAGGTTAGGAACCGTGTAAACAAAGACCTGAAGATTCGTTTCAGGGGGAATTTGTGCATAATGAAGTTAATGCAAGTCCAAATCATCAATCAAGGGGGAATCAATCGAAGATATCAGGATGCCTAATTGAAGTTGCAAAATATTCAAACATAGCTCTCGTTTTCAAAGATCAAGCTTCGACAATGACGTGCAAGGGGGAAATTGTTAGTGCATATTTTGTGTGTCCGTCACTGTGCGAATATggtagatagagcgtgtgttgaatattgaaTAGATGGGAGTGAAAAATACGGTTTTGTAATGTGAAAGTTCCATTCGCATGAGTGGGTGTGTCCACTCGTCCAAAGCTCACTCGCACGGAGGGTACAACCTATATATAGGAGTTTTGAGTGAGAGCTGAGGAGAAGTTTTGGTTCCCAAAGGGGAAATGCTAGAGAAATTCCAGCTTGTAAATGATGTAAACTCTTTCGGTATGTATGAATGAAGCTTTCGACTATTCTTCTTATACTCCATTCTTCTTAATAACGTTCTACCGAATTAGTTCTATTCCTTTCAAACTTCCGTCTAAACCCGCCGGATCCTAGAATCTCAAATCATTTATGAAATTGcgaaattatatatattataagtcCGGGTCTTACGGTGTCAGCTAAAAACGAATCTTACGGTACGTAAAGGGCACCACAACATTCGGACTTACTTTCTCCTGTCCAACCAAAACGGCCATTATGGGATACTCTGATGTTGACTGGGCTCGGTGCATTGACACTAGACGATCAACTTTTGGTTACTCCATCTTCCTTGGGGGCAACCTTGTATCTTGGAGTGCCAAGAGACAATAACTGTCTATCGCTCCAGTTGTGAGTGTGAGTCTGAAGACATGGCTTTAGCCTCAGTTGCTGTTGAGCTGGTATGGATTACCCATCTCCTTCACGAACTTCGTGCTATTCCATCAAACCGCCCCACCATATTATTTGATAATAAAAGTGCCATATCTCTCACCCAAAGCTTAGCGTCCAACAAGCGGTCCAAACACATTGATCTCTACGATTAGTTTATAAGGGAACTAGTTACTTTAGGAAAATTGCACACCAGCTTTGTTCAACTAAGCTCCATGTTGCGGACATCTTCACTAAAAGCGTGTCATGTCATCAATTTAAGCTCTTCCGTGACAAGCTGGGTATCCGACTGCCATTATTTCGCTTACGGGAGGATGTTAATGTATAACGTATTTATGTATTACATTATTAGTTATTCTTTTTTACATGTACAAAGTGTAATATTCTGAGCTATATATTATTTGCATCCTCCTTACTTATGCTAAACATTACTTTCACTTTCATATTATCAATAATACACGGTGCAATTGATTAAATTATTGGTATGAATTTTTACAACTAATGAGTTATAATACTTTGGATTATTAAAACTCAATTCACTACGTTCTAAACCGAGAATTAAATTGGATAAAACTGGTACTAAATCTCAGttatttggttttatttatttttttcataaaaGAAGTTGCTATAAGCGAGTCTCACGTGCTTTATCTTTTATGTTTCATCGTGCCCCACATATTGTATCCTCAATTCCCTTTTTGATTCATTACATATGCCGTATCTACACAAAGTCAATGTTATCTCACATGTGTTGTATCCTCCATTCCCTTTTTAATTCATTACATATATCGTATCTACACAAAGTCAATGTTATCTCACATGTGCTACTATTATAATTTTATGAAAAATCAAAAGAAATCACAAACTTACACCTAACTATTCGGAAAAAGACCGTCTAATCGTCTATATATAGTGATCAACAATCCATCATTATACATCTATCAGATTTTCTCATTCGATCactaattaaaaaataaaaaataaagctTTGTTTGCATGGCAACTTCTCTCTCTAACACCTCTAGTTTCTTTTCTTCGAGCATCCACGGTCCCACCATTGTCACCACCACCCATACGTTCTCTTACTTCAAACCATCAAAAACCCTACCCCGAAAATCATTCTCAATGTTCACATGCACCCTTAACAATGCCTACATTGGCCTCACCTTATCCAAGACCCTAACCGCATTCGCATTTTCGACACTACTCTCCGCGACGGTGAACAAGCACCCGGAGCCTCGATGACCCCGAAGCAAAAACTGGCCATTGCACATCAACTCGAAAGGCTAGGCGTTGACATAATCGAAGCAGGGTTTCCGGCTTCCAACAAAGCCGATCTAGAAACTGTTAAGTTGATAGCACAAGAGGTCGGTAACTCAGCCGCAAGTGATGATGGTCATATCCCCGTCATTTCGGGCCTTGCAAGATGCAACAAGAACGATATCGATAAAGCATGGGAGGCTGTTAAGTATGCCAAATACCCGCGGATACATACATGTATAGCCACCAGTGAGATTCATATGAAGCATAAGTTAAAGATGTCTAAGGAACAAGTTATTGAAAAGGCTAGGACCATGGTGGCATATGCTAGGAGTTTGGGTTGTAAAGATGTTCAGTTTGGCGCGGAAGATGCTGGAAGGTAAATTGTGCTACAAAATTCAGTAACTAATGATTGATTATATATATGACTCATTTAACTATCAATAAACTGTTAAAGTGAAATTCTCATACAGCTTAAAACAACCAATCATTTTTATTAATTTCTCTGCCAATCTAATATTTGTTACCTGTCAAGTTTCAGTGTTATTTTCATTTTCACTTTCTAGGTGTGACATCAACGATGATTTTATTAGCGTtgtgttatgttttttttaacgTATAGATCGGAAAGAGAATTTTTATATGAGGTCCTAGGTGAGGCGATAAAAGCTCGGGCAACGACTCTTTGCATTCCTGATACCGTTGGTTATAACTGGCCTCGCGAGTTTGGGCAGCTCATTGCTGACATAAAATCCAACACGCATGGTGCTACAAATGTCGTCATTTCTACCCATTGCCATAATGATCTAGGACTTGCTGTTGCAAATACTTTGGAGGGGGCTTTTTCGGGTGCAAGACAATTAGAAGTAACGATAAATGGAATAGGAGAAAGAGCTGGTAATGCTTCTTTGGAAGAGGTGTGTAATGTTTAATGTTCTTAATTCATAGTTCAACAAAACCGATATGCGAATATATAAAAGTTGGTTACATCTCATGATTGTAGGTGGTAATGACTCTAAAATGCAAAGGGGAGTTACTAGGTGGTCTTTACACCGGTGTAGATACAAAACACATTGCCATGACTAGCAAGATGGTATGTATAAGAACTTTACTTCTAATAATATTTCAACACTTGGCTCTTTACGACGCTTTTTGACGTTGTTGTGGTGTTGCGGACGCATGAATCCCAACAGATCGTGGTGTAATTCACTTTGAACTTATATGTGGTGTTATATATTTAGGTGGAAGACTATACTGGAATGAGGGTTCAACCACACAAGCCCATTGTTGGTGCTAATGCATTTTCTCATGAAAGTGGAATCCATCAGGTTAATTTGTTGGTGATTAGATAAACCATATACAACTTTAGTGAAGTCACATAGAGATTTTAAGACATTTTAGTATAAGTAGGCATTTTGCTTGTTCTAATGTTTGTCTATTATTATTTAGGATGGGATCCTAAAGAACAAGAGTACATATGAAATTATGTCTCCTGAAGATATTGGAATTCATAGATTTAATGAAGCCGGACTTACACTTGGAAAACTTAGGTATGTTTATTTGTATTGTATATAGCATGGTCTTTACTCTTTCCTGTATATGTTAAGCTATTttctaaataaaatatataagaaaAGAACATCTAGAAATATTGTATTTAATTATTCAGAGTAATGTTTCTAGAGTTATAACTCTGGATTATTAAAAACTTTAACATGTCAATTAATCCGGGATTCCTAACCAAATTCAATTTTGGTTTAAGAAGCCCAaattgacaagtcaaaggttgtAATAATCTAGGTTTAGCTTTAAAAAAATGTATATATGCTTTTGGTATGTACTAACAATTGGTTTACAAATATTGTTGTACAGTGGACGTCATGCTTTGAAAGCCAAACTTTTTGAGGTATAGTGAAATCTTGAGTTCActattttcaaacgaaatgactaACACATTAATCATTCATTAACTAAGTGTTTCTATTTCTTTTCAGCTTGGTTACAACTTTGATGGAAATGAACTTAACCAATTGTTTTTGCGCTTTAAATCTCTAGCTGAGATGAAAAAGGTAACTACTTAAAGCTCTTCTTTACGTGATATCAAATGTTCATTTAATTACTAGGAAAGCGAATGTTTCACTCTAACTACTAGCGCATGTATGCTATAATCGTTGAGCTAGCGTGCCTGCCATACGCATGCTTTGTACGTCCTTTCACACATTATGACTAACGCAACTTCCTTTATGTCCCAGATTATCACCGATGAAAATCTAATAACATTGGTATCACACAAAGTTTCCGAGCCACAAATAGAGTATTATCAAGCTTAGAATTAAGATGTGTTGCTTAATAATCGTGTCAAAAGtttcattttgtatttttttacacAATAACCTTCAGAAGCTGCAACCCCTTAGGGGTTATTTTAGTATTATCCTAGTTGTCATTTTGTATACCATTTGTGAGTGAAAATTGTTTaatatgttaaaaataattaTACTTGTGTTTTCAATTGATACTTTTCTGCTAATGGGTATGCTAGAAATTTTTAGTTGACGTACATTTTTGAAAAGTGTCTACAAGGGGTATGCCACACTTACTAATTGTGGCATCTTCATCTAAAAGTTTGTAGGTATACAATAACAAAAATATCGTTATTCTATACTATGGCATCTATGAAATTAATGGTTGTAATTCATAACTACGATATGTACAATAAAACACCAAACTGCATATCTCCGGCCGGCTTATCTTTAGAAAGGAGTTGCTATGGTTAGTTATTGTGGTTTTGACTACAAAagtacaaaacatgtttaacattcAACTGAGATCTGTATGGCACAAATATTTAACTATATATGAAGATGTCGTCCAACCTCTCGTGCAGCTAATGGCGTCCAGAGTTATGTCTAATTA contains the following coding sequences:
- the LOC110905200 gene encoding 2-isopropylmalate synthase A, with the translated sequence MTPKQKLAIAHQLERLGVDIIEAGFPASNKADLETVKLIAQEVGNSAASDDGHIPVISGLARCNKNDIDKAWEAVKYAKYPRIHTCIATSEIHMKHKLKMSKEQVIEKARTMVAYARSLGCKDVQFGAEDAGRSEREFLYEVLGEAIKARATTLCIPDTVGYNWPREFGQLIADIKSNTHGATNVVISTHCHNDLGLAVANTLEGAFSGARQLEVTINGIGERAGNASLEEVVMTLKCKGELLGGLYTGVDTKHIAMTSKMVEDYTGMRVQPHKPIVGANAFSHESGIHQDGILKNKSTYEIMSPEDIGIHRFNEAGLTLGKLSGRHALKAKLFELGYNFDGNELNQLFLRFKSLAEMKKIITDENLITLVSHKVSEPQIEYYQA